A stretch of the Bacillus sp. FJAT-18017 genome encodes the following:
- a CDS encoding SGNH/GDSL hydrolase family protein, translating into MWKRIGCILAASLVLASCEGNTEWQSHSARETVLEAERTIPEDFIPRTFSVAAIGDSLTQGVGDSTDSGGYLPYLDEMLEQEKGVKKANFINLGVRGTRSDQLLEKLDTTKMRNAIQDSDIVLVTIGGNDMMKIARENILNLQYEVFEEEMVSYTERVNQIFKKIRSENPEAAIVLIGVYNPFGQWFTEVDELNQIVDDWNEAGRSVASQYSDSYFVEIGDLFVDTDVNLLFDDQFHPNDKGYELIAERVYETLGEEALPVLAGRD; encoded by the coding sequence TGCATTTTGGCAGCAAGCCTAGTATTGGCATCGTGCGAGGGCAACACTGAGTGGCAAAGCCATAGTGCAAGGGAAACCGTACTTGAAGCGGAACGTACGATTCCCGAAGATTTTATCCCACGCACGTTTTCCGTTGCCGCTATTGGTGATTCACTCACCCAGGGTGTTGGGGACAGCACGGATAGTGGCGGTTATCTCCCGTACCTGGATGAAATGCTTGAACAGGAAAAGGGCGTCAAGAAAGCGAATTTTATAAACCTTGGTGTCCGCGGAACGAGGAGCGATCAACTCCTGGAGAAACTTGATACTACAAAGATGAGGAATGCCATCCAGGATTCCGATATTGTTCTCGTTACGATTGGCGGTAATGACATGATGAAAATTGCCCGGGAGAACATTCTTAATCTGCAATATGAAGTATTTGAAGAAGAAATGGTTTCCTATACCGAACGAGTCAATCAAATCTTTAAAAAAATCAGGTCGGAAAATCCAGAAGCGGCCATCGTACTGATCGGGGTATATAATCCGTTCGGGCAATGGTTTACTGAGGTAGATGAATTGAATCAAATTGTTGATGATTGGAATGAAGCCGGAAGATCGGTTGCCTCACAATACTCCGATTCCTACTTCGTTGAAATTGGCGATTTGTTCGTGGATACAGACGTGAATCTCTTGTTTGATGACCAGTTTCATCCGAACGATAAAGGGTATGAATTAATTGCAGAGCGTGTTTATGAAACGCTTGGAGAAGAAGCGCTGCCTGTTCTGGCCGGAAGGGATTAG
- a CDS encoding YpmS family protein, which yields MKNRWKTAFFVLLGLIVIVFATLIIMAILPGEKPEAEPAKNIDEDKHVGFAIRTNREDVNKLVNYYLEKEIGSAPIDYRVQVEDDVALYGSVPFFSQELDMKMAFEPEALENGDLLLKQTNLQVGKLPLPVPYVLDFIRKNYKLPAGVEILPNEEVIYVHMQELKLKSDAKLKANTFDLKNDDISFTLLVPVKE from the coding sequence ATGAAAAATAGGTGGAAAACCGCCTTCTTTGTTTTGTTGGGCTTGATTGTAATTGTATTTGCTACATTGATTATTATGGCAATCCTGCCGGGGGAAAAGCCTGAAGCAGAACCGGCGAAAAATATCGATGAAGATAAACATGTTGGCTTCGCAATCCGAACGAACAGAGAAGACGTAAATAAGCTAGTTAATTATTATTTGGAAAAAGAAATAGGTTCAGCTCCGATTGACTACCGTGTACAGGTTGAAGATGACGTTGCGCTATACGGCAGCGTGCCATTTTTTAGCCAGGAGCTTGATATGAAAATGGCTTTTGAGCCAGAGGCGCTTGAAAACGGTGACCTGCTGCTCAAGCAAACGAATCTTCAAGTTGGGAAATTGCCTCTACCAGTTCCATATGTACTTGATTTTATCAGGAAAAATTACAAGCTTCCGGCTGGAGTTGAAATTCTCCCGAATGAGGAAGTCATTTATGTACACATGCAGGAACTCAAATTGAAAAGTGATGCCAAGCTAAAGGCCAATACCTTTGATTTAAAAAATGATGATATATCCTTTACATTGCTTGTTCCTGTTAAAGAATGA
- a CDS encoding DUF4397 domain-containing protein: protein MKQDYFYQSNLPGRGYGTFFNGSALVEEISILINGLPILEEFPYKEHSLKFALPEGECQIDVFHGEEWIDSAQFFIEKERNYFIAVTGRDGKADVITCGLDDHVPRGEAAARFIHLASSQQELDISVHKGDVVFPSLPYCRVTDILALTPASYNLEARLAGTKTVILPMHDAVFEKNQAYLVCIVEGDGKLKAVFIPY from the coding sequence TTGAAACAGGATTATTTTTATCAAAGTAATCTTCCCGGACGAGGCTATGGAACGTTTTTTAACGGCAGCGCACTGGTAGAAGAAATTAGTATTCTAATAAACGGGTTACCAATCCTAGAAGAATTTCCTTATAAGGAGCACAGCCTAAAATTTGCCCTGCCAGAGGGGGAGTGCCAAATCGATGTGTTTCATGGAGAAGAGTGGATCGATTCTGCCCAATTTTTTATCGAAAAGGAGCGAAATTATTTTATCGCTGTAACGGGTCGAGATGGCAAGGCAGACGTAATAACGTGCGGTTTGGATGACCATGTGCCAAGAGGCGAGGCAGCAGCAAGGTTCATTCATCTGGCCTCATCTCAACAGGAACTCGACATTTCCGTCCATAAAGGCGATGTCGTTTTCCCCTCCCTGCCCTATTGTAGGGTAACGGATATCCTTGCACTTACACCGGCGTCCTATAATCTTGAAGCAAGACTAGCGGGAACAAAAACGGTTATCCTGCCAATGCATGATGCTGTTTTCGAGAAGAATCAAGCGTATTTGGTATGTATTGTTGAAGGAGATGGGAAACTGAAAGCTGTTTTTATACCTTATTAA